A genomic segment from Candidatus Binatia bacterium encodes:
- a CDS encoding HU family DNA-binding protein produces MNKTELVAYIAKKADLSARQARAVVDTIFSPGKEGLIASALLSGKKVQITGFGTFETRKRKAREGRNPQTGERIKIAASRFPAFHAGKALRERIKK; encoded by the coding sequence GTGAACAAGACGGAGCTCGTCGCGTACATCGCCAAGAAGGCCGACCTTTCGGCCCGCCAGGCACGCGCAGTCGTCGACACCATTTTCTCCCCGGGCAAGGAGGGACTCATCGCCTCCGCGCTCCTCTCCGGCAAGAAGGTCCAGATCACGGGATTCGGAACCTTCGAGACGCGGAAGCGGAAAGCGCGCGAAGGACGCAACCCGCAGACCGGCGAACGGATCAAGATCGCCGCCTCGCGGTTCCCGGCATTCCATGCCGGCAAGGCGCTTCGCGAGCGCATCAAGAAGTAG
- a CDS encoding putative LPS assembly protein LptD — translation MRYEPDARSAAGRATLTGAWSLATAIVSFLLVLVPPSAARAQPAETYRLQADRLEGSLTGAENVYTAIHPTLIHGTTTVTGDSALVYRTREYVIFRGNVKIVDGTTTMWGDEATYDRKQRLATLRGNVRIQERGTRISGSEAWLYRDRNLSVITGRPHMVDSTRTLDADRIEYDRNTDVVLALGRVDAVDTAESTRVVAGRVRYDRRADYAWADQTPRLELTESNGTVTKILADSLEFDRVNDRVFAQGKVQVARDSLRATGGRAAFFRKENRALLVESPKAWDAEGSASGDTLEIRFVEHKVSSIQARPNAKVAYEAKADSVAGRSERTTASGDTITLYLENEAARRAVIVGRASSFYWPSAADSAKGGRNASNGDTIVVDFDQGKPRHATVQGNGSGTYYMAAEGDTTGAEKRERILYSGDQIAYDLKRNTVDVQGGAAVVYREMNLKAKQVHFDADTQKMRAEGNPVLQDGSDRIVGQTMTYDLAIRRGAVLAGRTKYEQGYVTGDRVLRVSEDILDIKSGTYTTCDLPDPHYHFGAGKMRILLRDKVIAKPVVFYIKHVPVLAIPFYIFPINSGRHSGFMLPQFEFGSSSAAGKFVRNVGYYWAVSDYLDLTGAADYFQDNNWIAHGLLRYAKRYSYHGQVTGSFQDVFGAAPPTRNWHLEGTHYQPMGSNSQLTADFNLTNSAAYLRDPTVGQSLANRVNRVLRSSVGYSKGWSRASLTAGLSRIQDLSPDPGAARIQQQLPTATFSLQPRPIGWLARSGIPARLPWLATTVYSYDMRLLSQRNVIANRYSDLLHQTDLRDSIVDARTAMLHSASLSDTRHLGPLALQPRLGVQGVYYSKDQAGDRNRVGGAWNASVGANTQIFGTMTHPIGPLRALRHVLTPAVTLFYQPRIQGLSFTDTSGVLRPRFSGVGGIGLSSFEQQNLTFSLRNDIHVKVGSADRPKIINSLISANTTASYDLLAKRQGRRPLSDIQTSLVFRPIERSDFSFSFTHDPYTLNLKGMTASTGFQLQGTSRAAEDSIQAMSDEPGEAAVRTSQNYLVNEGLTSTSLPWRVGFAVNLSGNRDPAGKWVSESTVNSTLGLNVSRGWRLDYHAQYNATHRNLVAQGFTVTRELHCWEAQFTRSISGDNKEYYFKINVKLLPEVYYEQGSRGLRGFGGQNVLTGGGY, via the coding sequence GTGCGATATGAACCGGACGCGCGCAGCGCGGCCGGGCGCGCAACCCTGACGGGCGCGTGGAGCCTGGCGACCGCGATCGTCTCGTTCCTTCTGGTACTGGTGCCCCCGTCGGCGGCGCGCGCGCAGCCGGCGGAGACCTACCGGCTGCAGGCCGACCGCCTCGAGGGCTCCCTCACCGGGGCCGAGAACGTCTACACGGCGATCCATCCCACGCTGATCCATGGCACGACCACCGTCACCGGCGACTCCGCGCTCGTCTACCGGACGCGGGAGTACGTGATCTTCCGGGGCAACGTGAAGATCGTGGACGGCACTACCACGATGTGGGGCGACGAGGCCACCTACGACCGGAAGCAGCGGCTCGCCACCCTGCGCGGGAACGTGCGGATCCAGGAGCGGGGGACCCGCATCTCGGGCAGCGAGGCCTGGCTCTACCGCGACAGGAACCTCTCGGTGATCACGGGGCGTCCCCACATGGTGGATTCCACCCGCACCCTGGACGCCGATCGGATCGAGTACGACCGGAACACCGACGTCGTGCTCGCGCTGGGACGCGTGGATGCCGTGGACACGGCCGAGAGCACGCGCGTCGTCGCGGGCCGGGTCCGGTACGACCGGCGCGCCGACTACGCGTGGGCCGATCAGACGCCGCGGCTGGAATTGACCGAGTCGAACGGAACGGTGACGAAGATCCTCGCCGACTCCCTCGAGTTCGACCGCGTGAACGACCGCGTGTTCGCGCAGGGAAAGGTCCAGGTGGCGCGGGACAGCCTGCGCGCCACGGGCGGGCGCGCCGCCTTCTTCCGGAAGGAGAACCGGGCCCTGCTCGTCGAATCGCCGAAGGCCTGGGACGCCGAGGGCTCGGCGAGCGGCGACACGCTGGAGATCCGCTTCGTGGAGCACAAGGTCTCCTCGATCCAGGCGCGCCCCAACGCGAAGGTCGCCTACGAGGCGAAGGCCGACTCGGTCGCGGGCCGCTCCGAGCGGACCACCGCGAGCGGGGACACGATCACGCTCTACCTCGAGAACGAGGCCGCGCGTCGCGCGGTCATCGTGGGTCGCGCCAGCTCGTTCTACTGGCCCTCCGCTGCCGACAGCGCCAAGGGGGGACGGAACGCCTCGAACGGGGACACGATCGTCGTGGACTTCGACCAGGGAAAGCCCCGCCACGCGACGGTCCAGGGGAACGGGTCGGGGACCTACTACATGGCCGCCGAGGGGGACACGACCGGGGCCGAGAAGCGGGAGCGCATCCTCTATAGCGGCGACCAGATCGCCTACGACCTGAAGCGGAACACGGTGGACGTGCAGGGGGGAGCCGCCGTGGTCTACCGCGAGATGAATCTCAAGGCGAAGCAGGTCCACTTCGACGCGGACACCCAGAAAATGCGGGCCGAGGGGAACCCGGTGCTCCAGGACGGCTCCGACCGGATCGTGGGGCAGACGATGACGTACGACCTGGCAATTCGGCGCGGCGCCGTGCTGGCCGGGCGGACGAAGTACGAGCAGGGGTACGTGACCGGCGACCGGGTGCTCCGGGTTTCCGAGGACATCCTGGACATCAAATCGGGGACCTACACCACCTGCGACCTGCCCGACCCGCACTACCACTTCGGTGCCGGGAAGATGCGGATTCTCCTCCGCGACAAGGTCATCGCGAAGCCGGTCGTCTTCTACATCAAGCACGTGCCGGTCCTCGCGATCCCCTTCTACATCTTCCCGATCAACAGCGGCCGCCACTCGGGGTTCATGCTCCCCCAGTTCGAGTTCGGCTCGAGCTCGGCCGCCGGCAAGTTCGTGCGCAACGTGGGCTACTACTGGGCCGTCAGCGACTACCTGGACCTCACGGGTGCGGCCGACTACTTCCAGGACAACAACTGGATCGCCCACGGGCTCCTGCGCTATGCCAAGCGCTACTCGTACCACGGGCAGGTCACCGGCTCGTTCCAGGATGTCTTCGGCGCCGCCCCTCCGACCCGGAACTGGCATCTCGAGGGCACGCACTACCAGCCGATGGGGTCGAACTCGCAGCTGACCGCCGACTTCAATCTCACGAATTCCGCGGCGTATCTCCGGGATCCCACCGTGGGGCAGAGCCTGGCGAACCGGGTCAATCGGGTCCTCCGATCGAGCGTCGGCTACTCCAAGGGTTGGAGCCGGGCCAGCCTGACCGCCGGCCTCTCCCGCATCCAGGATCTCTCGCCCGACCCCGGCGCCGCCCGCATCCAGCAGCAGCTGCCGACCGCGACCTTCAGCCTTCAGCCCCGTCCGATCGGCTGGCTGGCCCGCTCCGGCATTCCCGCGCGCCTGCCCTGGCTGGCGACGACGGTGTACAGCTACGACATGAGGCTCCTGAGCCAGCGCAACGTGATCGCGAACCGGTACTCCGACCTCCTGCACCAGACCGACCTGCGCGACTCGATCGTGGACGCCCGAACCGCCATGCTCCATTCCGCCAGCCTGAGCGACACCCGCCACCTGGGACCGCTCGCGCTGCAGCCCCGCCTCGGCGTCCAGGGGGTGTACTACTCCAAGGACCAGGCGGGAGACCGGAATCGCGTCGGCGGGGCCTGGAACGCGTCGGTCGGTGCGAACACGCAGATCTTCGGCACCATGACGCATCCGATCGGGCCGCTCCGGGCGCTGCGGCACGTCCTCACGCCGGCGGTGACCCTTTTCTACCAGCCGCGGATCCAGGGGCTGAGCTTCACCGATACGTCCGGAGTCCTGAGGCCGCGGTTCTCCGGCGTCGGAGGGATTGGGCTCTCGTCGTTCGAGCAGCAGAATCTGACCTTCTCGCTCCGGAACGACATCCACGTCAAGGTGGGCAGCGCCGACCGGCCCAAGATCATCAACAGCCTGATCTCCGCGAACACGACGGCGAGCTACGACCTCCTCGCGAAACGGCAGGGCCGGCGCCCGCTCTCGGACATCCAGACCTCGCTCGTGTTCCGGCCGATCGAGCGAAGCGATTTCTCCTTTTCCTTCACCCACGATCCGTACACGTTGAATCTCAAGGGAATGACCGCGTCGACCGGGTTCCAGCTCCAGGGCACCTCCCGCGCGGCGGAGGACTCGATCCAGGCGATGTCGGACGAGCCGGGCGAGGCGGCCGTGCGCACCAGCCAGAACTACCTGGTCAACGAGGGGCTGACCTCCACCAGCCTGCCGTGGCGGGTCGGCTTCGCCGTCAACCTGAGCGGAAACCGCGATCCGGCCGGCAAGTGGGTGTCGGAGTCGACCGTGAACAGCACGCTCGGGCTCAACGTCTCGCGCGGATGGCGCCTCGACTACCACGCGCAGTACAACGCCACCCATCGGAACCTGGTCGCCCAGGGCTTCACCGTGACGCGCGAGCTCCACTGCTGGGAGGCGCAGTTCACGCGGAGCATCTCCGGCGACAACAAGGAGTACTACTTCAAGATCAACGTGAAGCTGCTGCCGGAGGTCTACTACGAGCAGGGAAGCCGCGGCCTCCGCGGGTTCGGAGGGCAGAACGTTCTCACCGGCGGCGGCTACTGA
- a CDS encoding folylpolyglutamate synthase/dihydrofolate synthase family protein, which translates to MTRTVGAPLTRRLDELYRFERSGMRLGLLGIERLLERGGRPDRAFPSVLIAGTNGKGSTAAHLASILRAAGLKTGLYTSPHLVRFHERIRVDGAEIGDAALEEALERWWPHFEEERPSFFEAATALAFDHFAREAVDMAVVEVGLGGRLDATNVLVPRASVITTISTDHAEILGPTLRRIAAEKAGIIKPGGTLVLGVRRAEPRSEILEAAVRQGARVLLMGRDGRYAARGLTRAGTDVWIRTPSFAGTARTPLLGFHQARNAALAALAAEVALEGRPAPVIARSILEGLAATRWPIRAEVLGEDPPVLADVAHNAEGARALVETVAALFPGRSVAVVAAFSRDKAHEAILATLARIASRFTLTEFGGERATPAATLARVVPAGHLSCEVETDPAAAVRGAVDWARAAGGVVVVTGSFYLMPEAMAALGREVPRAI; encoded by the coding sequence ATGACCCGCACCGTGGGCGCTCCGCTCACGCGGCGCCTCGACGAGCTCTATCGGTTCGAGCGCAGCGGCATGCGGCTCGGCCTCCTCGGCATCGAGCGGCTGCTGGAGCGCGGCGGCCGGCCCGATCGCGCGTTCCCCTCCGTGCTGATCGCGGGCACCAACGGCAAGGGTTCGACCGCGGCGCATCTCGCCTCGATCCTCCGCGCCGCGGGATTGAAGACCGGCCTCTACACCTCGCCCCACCTGGTGCGGTTCCACGAGCGGATTCGCGTGGACGGCGCGGAGATCGGCGACGCGGCGCTCGAGGAGGCGCTGGAGCGCTGGTGGCCGCACTTCGAGGAGGAGCGCCCCTCCTTCTTCGAAGCGGCGACGGCGCTCGCCTTCGACCACTTCGCGCGCGAAGCGGTGGACATGGCGGTGGTCGAGGTCGGTCTGGGAGGGCGCCTGGACGCGACCAACGTCCTCGTCCCCAGGGCCTCCGTCATCACCACCATCTCGACCGATCACGCCGAGATCCTGGGACCCACGCTCCGGCGGATCGCGGCGGAGAAGGCGGGGATCATCAAGCCCGGCGGCACGCTGGTGCTGGGGGTCCGCCGCGCCGAGCCGCGCTCGGAGATCCTCGAGGCCGCCGTGCGGCAGGGAGCGCGCGTCCTGTTGATGGGGCGCGACGGGCGCTACGCGGCGCGCGGGCTCACGCGCGCCGGGACCGACGTGTGGATCAGGACGCCCTCCTTCGCGGGCACGGCCCGCACGCCGCTCCTGGGGTTTCATCAGGCGCGGAACGCGGCCCTCGCCGCGCTCGCCGCCGAGGTGGCGCTGGAGGGCCGCCCCGCTCCGGTCATCGCCCGATCGATCCTCGAGGGGCTCGCCGCGACGCGCTGGCCCATCCGGGCCGAGGTCCTGGGCGAGGACCCTCCCGTGCTCGCGGACGTGGCCCACAACGCCGAGGGGGCGCGCGCCCTGGTCGAGACGGTCGCGGCGCTCTTTCCGGGACGGAGCGTCGCGGTGGTCGCCGCCTTCTCGCGCGACAAGGCGCACGAGGCGATCCTGGCCACCCTCGCTCGCATCGCGAGCCGGTTCACGCTGACCGAGTTCGGCGGCGAGCGCGCGACGCCGGCGGCGACGCTCGCCCGCGTCGTCCCGGCCGGCCACCTGAGCTGCGAAGTGGAGACCGATCCCGCCGCCGCCGTGCGGGGCGCCGTCGACTGGGCGCGCGCCGCGGGAGGCGTCGTCGTGGTCACCGGCTCCTTCTATCTCATGCCGGAGGCGATGGCGGCCCTGGGGCGCGAGGTGCCGCGTGCGATATGA
- the accD gene encoding acetyl-CoA carboxylase, carboxyltransferase subunit beta, with product MTWLRKAKEGLKARERRRDLPDGLWVKCEECGEILYHKELERNLWTCGKCGYHFRISARAYAKILLDEGSFQERFSEVVSTDPLRFKDSKRYVDRLKKAREETGLTEAVLCGDGTIESHACVVAIMDFAFLGGSLASAAGERIARSILLAIETRRPLIILSASGGARMFEGILSLMQMAKTNALLARLSDARIPYVSVMTHPTTGGVTASFASVGDVILAEPRALIGFAGPRVIKQTINQELPEGFQRSEFLMKKGMVDQIVHRQELKKTLGYLLRFFAATSVLPQKPRRRAGESLARFRAASVAAAEPVGLSPSDNGHPAGAPSPAHGVPANPSANPNAAERPPAPVSTPEPTPTETASQE from the coding sequence ATGACGTGGCTTCGCAAGGCCAAGGAAGGGCTCAAAGCTAGAGAACGGCGGCGGGACCTGCCCGACGGGCTCTGGGTCAAGTGCGAGGAATGCGGCGAGATCCTGTACCACAAGGAGCTCGAGCGGAACCTCTGGACGTGCGGGAAGTGCGGGTACCACTTCCGCATCTCCGCCCGCGCCTACGCCAAGATCCTCCTCGACGAGGGCTCCTTCCAGGAGCGCTTCTCCGAAGTCGTCTCCACCGATCCCCTCCGGTTCAAGGACTCCAAGCGCTACGTCGACCGTCTGAAGAAGGCGCGGGAGGAGACCGGCCTCACCGAGGCGGTGCTCTGCGGCGACGGAACGATCGAGTCCCACGCGTGCGTCGTCGCGATCATGGACTTCGCCTTCCTGGGCGGGAGCCTGGCGTCGGCGGCGGGGGAGCGGATCGCCCGCAGCATCCTGCTCGCGATCGAGACGCGGCGGCCGCTCATCATCCTCTCCGCCTCGGGCGGCGCGCGGATGTTCGAGGGGATCCTCTCCCTCATGCAGATGGCGAAGACGAACGCGCTCCTGGCGAGGCTTTCCGACGCGCGGATCCCCTACGTCTCGGTCATGACCCATCCCACCACGGGAGGCGTCACCGCCTCCTTCGCGTCGGTGGGGGACGTGATCCTGGCCGAGCCGAGGGCGCTGATCGGCTTCGCCGGCCCGCGCGTGATCAAGCAGACGATCAACCAGGAGCTTCCGGAGGGTTTCCAGCGCTCGGAGTTCCTGATGAAGAAGGGGATGGTCGACCAGATCGTGCACCGGCAGGAGCTGAAGAAGACGCTGGGCTACCTGCTCCGCTTCTTCGCCGCGACCTCGGTGCTGCCGCAGAAGCCGAGGCGGCGCGCCGGCGAGTCGCTGGCCCGCTTCCGGGCGGCGTCGGTGGCGGCGGCCGAGCCGGTCGGACTCTCGCCCAGCGACAACGGCCATCCCGCCGGCGCGCCGTCTCCCGCGCACGGCGTCCCCGCGAACCCGAGCGCCAATCCGAACGCAGCCGAGCGCCCCCCCGCTCCCGTATCCACCCCCGAGCCGACCCCGACCGAGACCGCCTCCCAGGAATGA
- the rimI gene encoding ribosomal protein S18-alanine N-acetyltransferase: MTALARRGEPVRVRPLTVARLDEVLAIERASFTDPWSREMFRSELMIGGGTYARLAERDGALVGYLCAVLVADEAHVGNLAVDPSERRQGVAQLLLDDLVEAARSRGARRVTLEVRESNENARKFYYKNDFIDIAIRKNYYRNPSEDAIVMLRTLPEGPSA; the protein is encoded by the coding sequence ATGACCGCGCTCGCCCGACGCGGGGAGCCGGTGCGGGTCCGGCCGCTCACCGTCGCGCGCCTGGACGAGGTCCTCGCGATCGAGCGGGCCTCCTTCACCGATCCCTGGTCGCGCGAGATGTTCCGGTCCGAATTGATGATCGGCGGGGGGACCTACGCGCGGCTTGCCGAGCGGGACGGAGCGCTGGTCGGCTACCTGTGCGCCGTGCTGGTCGCCGACGAGGCGCACGTCGGAAACCTGGCCGTGGACCCCTCCGAGCGGCGGCAGGGGGTGGCCCAGCTCCTCCTGGACGACCTGGTGGAAGCGGCCCGGAGCCGGGGGGCCAGGAGGGTCACCCTGGAGGTCCGGGAGTCCAACGAAAATGCCCGTAAGTTCTATTACAAGAACGACTTCATCGATATTGCCATCCGCAAGAACTATTACCGCAACCCCAGCGAGGATGCTATTGTCATGCTCCGAACCCTCCCGGAGGGACCCAGCGCATGA
- the tsaB gene encoding tRNA (adenosine(37)-N6)-threonylcarbamoyltransferase complex dimerization subunit type 1 TsaB: MRFILGIDTAGPRGSIALARDGEGSEPVRLPEGGHSSGLAPAIERLLAGGGLRVADLAGIAVSAGPGSFTGLRIGLAWAKGASLGAGIPLFMIPSHDAAAHAHRRSAPRFATLTQGERGHVMAALWDGCVEEGDDRARLLWGPEVVPEEDVLDRLRERAGADVPVAAATEALEEWVLDLGGTTLPAVPLGPAVAKLGAVALAAGAGADLLEAAPLYGRAPNARKPGAR, encoded by the coding sequence ATGCGCTTTATCCTGGGAATTGACACGGCGGGGCCACGCGGCTCGATCGCCCTCGCGCGGGACGGCGAAGGGAGCGAGCCGGTCCGGCTTCCCGAGGGCGGGCACTCGAGCGGGCTCGCGCCCGCGATCGAGCGGCTCCTCGCGGGCGGCGGACTCCGCGTGGCGGACCTGGCGGGCATCGCGGTCTCCGCGGGGCCCGGCTCCTTCACGGGGCTTCGCATCGGGCTCGCGTGGGCGAAGGGCGCTTCGCTGGGCGCCGGGATTCCGCTCTTCATGATCCCGTCCCACGATGCGGCGGCGCACGCTCATCGGAGGAGCGCGCCCCGATTCGCGACCCTGACCCAGGGGGAGCGCGGCCACGTGATGGCGGCGCTCTGGGACGGCTGTGTCGAGGAGGGGGACGACCGGGCGCGGCTCCTGTGGGGGCCGGAGGTCGTTCCCGAAGAGGACGTGCTGGACCGGCTGCGCGAGCGCGCGGGAGCCGATGTTCCCGTCGCCGCGGCCACGGAAGCGCTGGAGGAATGGGTGCTCGATCTGGGGGGAACGACGCTGCCGGCGGTGCCGCTCGGCCCCGCCGTGGCCAAGCTGGGAGCGGTCGCGCTCGCCGCGGGCGCCGGGGCCGATCTGCTCGAGGCCGCGCCGCTCTACGGCCGCGCGCCGAACGCGCGGAAGCCGGGGGCGCGATGA
- the tsaE gene encoding tRNA (adenosine(37)-N6)-threonylcarbamoyltransferase complex ATPase subunit type 1 TsaE, producing the protein MPVEIRSLLHTESETRAFGRHLGTLLRRGDWIALTGALGAGKTTLVQGIVEGVHPGMRSRSPTYVLVEVYGEGPRIVHADLYRMAAAAEIETLGLADLAEGDAVVLVEWADRAEDRLPEDRLELELRYVPEGGRELRIRPRGSRWEETAREGQLDRDRWSHALYPGN; encoded by the coding sequence ATGCCGGTCGAGATCCGATCCCTGCTCCACACCGAGTCCGAGACTCGCGCGTTCGGGCGCCATCTGGGCACGCTGCTCCGCCGCGGCGACTGGATCGCGCTGACCGGCGCGCTCGGCGCGGGCAAAACGACGCTGGTACAGGGCATCGTCGAGGGCGTCCATCCGGGCATGCGCTCGCGGAGCCCGACGTACGTGCTGGTCGAGGTCTACGGCGAGGGGCCCCGCATCGTGCACGCCGACCTCTACCGGATGGCGGCGGCGGCCGAGATCGAGACGCTGGGCCTGGCCGACCTCGCCGAGGGCGACGCGGTGGTGCTGGTGGAGTGGGCCGACCGCGCGGAGGACCGCCTGCCGGAGGATCGCCTGGAGCTGGAGCTTCGCTACGTCCCCGAGGGCGGGCGGGAGCTCCGGATCCGTCCGCGGGGAAGCCGGTGGGAAGAGACGGCGCGCGAGGGACAACTGGACCGCGACCGATGGAGCCATGCGCTTTATCCTGGGAATTGA
- a CDS encoding bifunctional response regulator/alkaline phosphatase family protein, whose product MSSSEKKILWADDEIDLLKPHILLLEEKGYKVTPVTNGADAVACTARERFDAVLLDENMPGLGGLETLEAIKEQHPSLPVVLVTKNEAESLMDEAIGRRIDDFLLKPIRPTQIFLALKRILESDRLQDSRRARDYVAELARLRAESAGGLSWRGWVDLYARNAQWDVELDGVDDEGLKQAQADQRRELNVEFSQLVEGSYERWARGEDAPALSTDVVSRWVAPAMRQGRRVTLIVIDCMRLDQWLTVEPLLRPFFDIALDHHVSILPTATPYSRNAIFSGLFPEEIRKTHPEFWQEGSGDERSKNRYERQLLEAQLARLDLKTKPAKYIKVYNADEANNVRRNIATLRDSPLVAIVFNFLDMLAHGRSESDLLKELAPDESAFRSVMRSWFLHSALFDALKWLAKQDGLVVVTTDHGAVLSRRSALVYGNRETSTNLRFKFGTNLSCEARQAVHVKDPARFRLPADGAHKSYIIAKEDFYFVYPTRFHEYENKYRGSFQHGGISLEEMILPVAVMTPRG is encoded by the coding sequence ATGAGCTCGTCCGAAAAGAAGATCCTGTGGGCCGATGATGAGATCGACCTGCTGAAGCCCCACATCCTGCTGCTCGAGGAGAAGGGGTACAAGGTCACGCCCGTCACCAACGGCGCCGACGCCGTGGCCTGCACCGCGCGGGAGCGCTTCGACGCCGTCCTCCTCGACGAGAACATGCCAGGGCTGGGCGGACTCGAAACACTCGAGGCGATCAAGGAGCAGCATCCGTCGCTCCCCGTCGTTCTCGTCACGAAGAACGAGGCGGAGTCCCTGATGGACGAGGCGATCGGCCGCCGGATCGACGACTTCCTGCTCAAGCCGATCCGCCCCACGCAGATCTTCCTCGCGCTGAAGCGCATTCTCGAGTCGGACCGGCTTCAGGACTCGCGCCGCGCGCGCGACTACGTGGCCGAGCTGGCGCGCCTTCGCGCGGAGTCGGCGGGCGGTCTCAGCTGGCGCGGGTGGGTCGACCTCTACGCGCGGAACGCGCAATGGGACGTGGAGCTGGACGGGGTGGACGACGAGGGCTTGAAGCAGGCCCAGGCCGACCAGCGCCGCGAGCTGAACGTCGAATTCTCCCAGCTCGTCGAAGGATCGTACGAGCGATGGGCGCGCGGCGAGGATGCGCCGGCGCTCTCCACCGACGTCGTGTCGCGCTGGGTGGCCCCCGCGATGCGCCAGGGGCGCCGCGTCACCCTGATCGTGATCGACTGCATGCGCCTCGACCAGTGGCTCACGGTGGAGCCGCTGCTTCGCCCCTTCTTCGACATCGCGCTCGATCATCACGTCTCGATCCTGCCCACCGCCACCCCCTACTCGCGGAACGCGATCTTCTCGGGCCTCTTCCCCGAAGAGATCCGGAAGACGCACCCCGAATTCTGGCAGGAGGGGTCGGGCGACGAGCGGAGCAAGAACCGCTATGAGCGCCAGCTCCTCGAGGCCCAGCTCGCCCGGCTCGACCTGAAGACGAAACCGGCCAAGTACATCAAGGTCTACAACGCGGACGAGGCGAACAACGTGCGGCGGAACATCGCGACGCTGCGCGACTCGCCGCTGGTCGCCATCGTGTTCAACTTCCTCGACATGCTGGCCCACGGGCGGTCGGAGTCGGATCTGCTCAAGGAGCTGGCTCCCGACGAGTCGGCCTTCCGCTCGGTGATGCGCTCGTGGTTCCTCCACTCGGCGCTCTTCGACGCGTTGAAGTGGCTGGCCAAGCAGGACGGCCTGGTGGTCGTGACGACCGACCATGGCGCGGTGCTGAGCCGGCGGTCGGCGCTGGTCTACGGCAACCGGGAGACCTCGACGAACCTCCGGTTCAAGTTCGGGACGAATCTCTCGTGCGAGGCGCGGCAGGCGGTCCACGTGAAGGACCCGGCGCGCTTCCGCCTTCCCGCCGACGGGGCGCACAAGAGCTACATCATCGCGAAGGAGGATTTCTATTTCGTCTATCCGACGCGATTCCACGAATACGAGAACAAGTACCGGGGTTCCTTCCAGCACGGGGGGATCTCGCTCGAGGAGATGATCCTGCCCGTCGCGGTGATGACCCCGCGCGGGTAG